A genomic window from Elaeis guineensis isolate ETL-2024a chromosome 3, EG11, whole genome shotgun sequence includes:
- the LOC105040536 gene encoding LOW QUALITY PROTEIN: ABC transporter G family member 42 (The sequence of the model RefSeq protein was modified relative to this genomic sequence to represent the inferred CDS: inserted 1 base in 1 codon) encodes MESMERVWDSGRRASRNLSRSIGRNMNMGNWGMEDVFARSSTSRRSRGGSRRGIDDDEEALRWAALEKLPTYNRLRTGILKTVVEGGEHGGGRSYEHKEVDVRKLGLNERQEFIERIFKVAEEDNERFLKKLRNRIDKVGIQLPTVEVRFENLTVEAKCHIGNRALPTLLNSARNIVESAVGLLGIRLAKRATLTILKDASGIIQPSRMTLLLGPPSSGKTTLLLALAGKLDPTLKTRGEVTYNGYRLDEFVAQKTAAYISQNDVHVGEMTVKETLDFSARCQGVGARYELLTELAQREKVAGIFPEAEVDLFMKATAMEGVKSSLQTDYTLRILGLDICADTIVGDEMQRGISGGQKKRVTTGEMIVGPTKVLFMDEISTGLDSSTTFQIVKCLQQIVQLGEATILMSLLQPAPETFQLFDDIILLSEGQIVYQGXREYVLEFFETCGFRCPERKGTADFLQEVTSRKDQEQYWADKQQPYRYISVSEFAHRFRRFHVGLRLENELSVPFDKARSHRAALVFDRNAVPAMELLKASFAKEWLLIKRNSFVYIFKTVQIIITAVIASTVFLRTRMHTSSVDDGSVFVGALLFGMIVNMFNGFAELSIAISRLPVFYKHRDLLFYPAWVFTLPNFLLRIPLSILESIVWVVMTYYTIGFAPEASRFFKQLLLVFLIQQMAAGLFRLSAGVCRSMIISNTGGALALLLMFVLGGFILPRDVIPKWWIWGYWASPLTYGFNALAVNELLAPRWMNQLAPNGKLLGVAILENSKVFPEKKWFWIGAGALFGFTILFNVLFTLSLTYLSPLGKPQAMVSEETAMEMETNRDESKELPRIQRMELGSDSLPRALSTKDGNNTREMMTLRMRSHAANGSTNGLTRDMSIDTTKGVAPKRGMVLPFKPLAMSFDDVNYYVDMPAEMKEQGVTEDRLQLLRGVTGAFRPGVLTALMGVSGAGKTTLMDVLAGRKTGGYIEGDIRISGYPKNQATFARISGYCEQNDIHSPQVTVRESLIFSAFLRLPKEVSDEEKMKFVDEVMELVELANLRDAIVGLPGVTGLSTEQRKRLTIAVELVANPSIIFMDEPTSGLDARAAAIVMRTVRNTVDTGRTVVCTIHQPSIDIFEAFDELLLMKRGGQVIYFGPLGRNSYKIIEYFEAIPGVPKIKDKYNPATWMLEVSSIAAEVRLGIDFAEYYKSSDLYRHNKALVSELGKPASGTSDLHFTTQYSQSTMGQFKACLWKQWWTYWRSPDYNLVRYFFTLFTALLLGSIFWRIGHKRDSANDLRIVIGSMYAAVLFVGINNCLTVQPIVSVERTVFYRERAAGMYSALPYAIAQVVVEIPYVFLQGLYYTLIIYSMLSFQWTAAKFMWFFFISFFSFLYFTYYGMMTVSISPNHQVAAIFAATFFSVFNLFSGFFIPRPKIPKWWIWYYWMCPLAWTVYGLIVTQYGDLDDPISVNGGANQQSIKDYVKDYYGYHSDFMDVVAIVLVGFCVLFAFLFAHCIRTLNFQQR; translated from the exons ATGGAGAGCATGGAGAGAGTATGGGATTCGGGGCGGCGGGCGAGCCGGAACCTGAGCAGGAGCATCGGCAGGAACATGAACATGGGAAACTGGGGGATGGAGGACGTGTTCGCGAGGTCGAGCACGAGCAGAAGATCGAGAGGGGGCAGCAGGAGGGGGATAGACGATGACGAGGAGGCTCTGCGGTGGGCCGCGCTCGAGAAGCTCCCCACCTACAACCGCTTGCGCACCGGGATCCTCAAGACGGTGGTCGAGGGTGGCGAGCATGGTGGTGGCCGGAGCTACGAGCACAAGGAGGTGGACGTCAGGAAGCTGGGGCTCAACGAGCGCCAGGAGTTCATCGAACGCATCTTCAAGGTAGCTGAGGAAGACAACGAGCGATTCCTCAAGAAGCTCCGCAACCGGATTGACAA GGTCGGCATACAATTGCCTACCGTTGAGGTCCGGTTCGAGAATTTGACGGTGGAGGCCAAATGCCACATTGGCAACAGAGCTCTGCCGACTCTATTAAACTCAGCGAGGAACATCGTCGAGTCGGCTGTGGGCCTTCTCGGCATACGGCTCGCCAAGAGGGCCACTCTCACCATTCTCAAAGATGCCTCTGGAATCATACAACCCTCCAG GATGACACTTCTATTAGGCCCTCCATCATCTGGGAAGACCACACTATTATTAGCTCTAGCCGGGAAGCTAGACCCAACTCTTAAG ACGAGAGGAGAGGTGACGTACAATGGGTACAGGCTGGACGAATTTGTGGCCCAGAAAACGGCGGCTTATATCAGCCAAAACGACGTCCATGTGGGCGAGATGACCGTTAAGGAAACCCTCGATTTCTCTGCGAGGTGTCAGGGCGTAGGCGCCAGATACG AGCTTCTAACGGAGTTGGCACAGAGGGAGAAGGTCGCAGGAATATTCCCAGAAGCCGAAGTCGATCTCTTCATGAag GCTACTGCGATGGAAGGGGTCAAGAGCAGTCTCCAAACGGACTACACCCTCAGG ATACTTGGGCTGGACATTTGCGCGGACACCATTGTAGGGGACGAGATGCAGAGGGGGATATCAGGCGGGCAAAAGAAGCGTGTAACCACAG GCGAGATGATCGTGGGTCCGACGAAGGTGCTGTTCATGGACGAGATATCGACGGGGCTGGACAGCTCGACGACGTTCCAGATCGTGAAGTGCCTGCAGCAGATCGTGCAGCTGGGAGAGGCCACCATCCTCATGTCTCTCCTCCAGCCCGCCCCCGAGACCTTCCAACTGTTCGACGACATCATCCTCCTGTCCGAGGGCCAGATCGTGTACCAGG CCCGCGAGTACGTCCTCGAGTTCTTCGAGACCTGCGGCTTCCGCTGCCCCGAGCGCAAGGGCACCGCCGACTTCCTCCAAGAGGTCACCTCCCGCAAGGACCAGGAGCAGTACTGGGCCGACAAGCAGCAGCCCTACCGCTACATCTCCGTCTCCGAGTTCGCCCACCGCTTCCGCCGTTTCCATGTGGGCCTCCGCCTCGAGAATGAGCTCTCCGTCCCCTTCGACAAGGCCCGCAGCCACAGGGCCGCCTTGGTCTTCGATAGGAATGCGGTCCCCGCCATGGAGCTCCTCAAGGCCTCCTTCGCCAAGGAGTGGCTCCTCATCAAGCGCAACTCCTTCGTCTACATCTTCAAAACCGTTCAG ATTATCATCACTGCGGTTATTGCCTCGACGGTGTTCTTGAGGACTCGGATGCATACAAGTAGTGTGGACGACGGGTCGGTCTTCGTCGGAGCGCTCTTGTTCGGCATGATCGTGAACATGTTCAACGGCTTTGCGGAGCTGTCCATCGCCATTTCTAGACTTCCGGTGTTCTACAAGCATAGGGACCTCCTCTTCTATCCGGCTTGGGTCTTCACCCTCCCCAACTTTCTTCTTAGGATCCCCCTTTCCATCCTGGAGTCCATTGTGTGGGTCGTCATGACTTATTACACCATCGGGTTCGCCCCTGAGGCCAGCAG GTTCTTCAAGCAGCTGCTGCTCGTGTTCTTGATCCAACAAATGGCAGCAGGGCTCTTCAGACTCAGTGCAGGGGTGTGCAGGTCCATGATCATCTCCAACACTGGGGGAGCTCTCGCCTTGCTCTTAATGTTTGTTCTCGGGGGTTTCATCCTACCAAGAG ATGTGATTCCAAAATGGTGGATCTGGGGCTATTGGGCTTCGCCGTTGACATATGGATTCAATGCTTTGGCAGTCAATGAATTGTTGGCTCCCAGGTGGATGAACCAGCTG GCACCTAATGGTAAGCTTCTAGGTGTGGCAATCCTCGAGAATTCCAAAGTCTTCCCAGAAAAGAAGTGGTTCTGGATTGGAGCTGGCGCACTTTTTGGATTCACCATCCTCTTCAATGTGCTTTTCACCCTTTCACTTACGTATCTAAGTC CACTTGGAAAACCACAAGCTATGGTATCTGAAGAAACGGCCATGGAAATGGAAACCAACCGAGATGAATCGAAGGAGTTGCCAAGGATTCAAAGGATGGAGTTGGGTAGTGATTCTTTACCTCGAGCATTATCAACAAAGGATGGAAACAACACCA GAGAGATGATGACTTTACGCATGAGGAGCCATGCTGCCAATGGTTCTACCAATGGGCTTACTCGGGATATGTCTATTGATACAACGAAGGGGGTTGCTCCCAAGAGAGGAATGGTTCTTCCATTCAAACCTCTGGCCATGTCTTTCGATGACGTCAATTACTATGTCGACATGCCTGCG GAAATGAAAGAACAAGGCGTGACCGAAGACAGGCTCCAATTGCTCAGAGGGGTGACAGGGGCTTTTCGTCCAGGTGTCTTAACAGCTCTAATGGGAGTTAGTGGGGCTGGAAAGACGACTCTCATGGATGTTCTGGCAGGCAGAAAGACTGGGGGTTACATAGAAGGAGATATTCGGATTTCTGGCTATCCTAAGAATCAGGCAACGTTTGCAAGGATTTCTGGCTATTGCGAGCAAAATGACATCCACTCTCCTCAGGTCACAGTAAGGGAGTCCTTGATATTCTCCGCTTTTCTCCGTCTTCCTAAAGAAGTCAGTGATGAGGAAAAGATG AAATTTGTGGATGAAGTAATGGAGCTGGTAGAGCTTGCTAATCTCAGAGATGCGATAGTGGGCCTTCCAGGAGTTACAGGGTTGTCAACAGAGCAGAGGAAGAGATTGACAATAGCTGTAGAGCTCGTTGCCAATCCTTCAATCATCTTTATGGATGAACCAACATCAGGTCTCGATGCAAGAGCAGCAGCCATTGTCATGAGAACTGTGAGGAACACAGTCGACACTGGAAGAACAGTTGTTTGTACAATCCATCAACCAAGTATTGATATATTTGAAGCCTTTGACGAg CTACTACTGATGAAGAGAGGAGGCCAAGTGATTTACTTTGGGCCTTTGGGGCGGAACTCTTACAAGATAATTGAATATTTTGAG GCAATTCCTGGAGTCCCAAAAATCAAGGACAAATACAATCCTGCAACATGGATGCTGGAAGTGAGTTCAATTGCTGCTGAAGTACGGTTAGGAATTGATTTTGCCGAGTATTACAAATCATCAGATCTTTACCG GCACAACAAGGCTTTGGTTAGTGAGCTGGGTAAACCGGCATCTGGTACAAGTGATCTGCACTTCACCACACAGTACTCCCAATCTACCATGGGACAGTTCAAAGCTTGCCTTTGGAAGCAATGGTGGACCTACTGGCGTAGCCCTGATTACAACCTTGTCAGATATTTCTTCACTTTGTTCACTGCTTTACTTCTAGGCAGCATCTTCTGGAGGATTGGGCATAAGAG GGATAGTGCAAATGATCTTAGGATCGTTATCGGATCCATGTATGCAGCAGTACTGTTTGTGGGAATCAATAACTGTTTAACAGTGCAACCAATTGTCTCAGTCGAAAGGACAGTATTCTATCGAGAGAGGGCAGCAGGGATGTACTCAGCTTTACCATATGCCATTGCTCAG GTGGTTGTGGAAATACCATATGTGTTCCTCCAAGGCTTGTATTATACCCTTATAATATATTCCATGTTGAGCTTCCAATGGACTGCAGCAAAGTTCATGTGGTTCTTCTtcatctccttcttctccttcctataTTTCACTTACTATGGGATGATGACCGTCTCTATCTCGCCGAACCATCAAGTTGCTGCAATCTTTGCTGCAACATTTTTTTCAGTCTTCAACCTCTTCTCAGGCTTTTTCATCCCTAGACCT AAAATTCCCAAGTGGTGGATCTGGTACTACTGGATGTGCCCACTAGCTTGGACTGTTTATGGGCTTATAGTAACACAGTATGGAGATCTAGATGATCCCATCTCAGTGAATGGTGGGGCCAACCAACAAAGCATCAAAGACTATGTCAAGGACTACTATGGATACCACTCTGACTTCATGGACGTCGTAGCCATAGTTCTAGTGGGTTTTTGTGTCCTCTTCGCCTTTTTGTTTGCTCACTGTATCAGGACATTGAATTTCCAGCAAAGGTAG